The sequence ATTTTAAACAATATCGCCATGGCCGAGAAACTCGGCGTCCCGATGTGCCAGGATACCGGCGTCCCGGTAATTTACCTCACCATCCCCCCGGATGTTCCGCTCACTCAGGAACTCTACGCAGCAGTAGCCGATGGCGTCCGGAGAGCAACGAAAGAAGTACCCCTCCGGCCGAACGTGGTCGATCCCCTCACCCGCCACAATACCAACGACAACACCGGCGCCGGCATGCCGGCCATCCACGTCAAACCCGGGGAAAAATTCTCGGTCACCGTCTTTCCCAAGGGTGCGGGTGCCGAGAATATGTCCCGGATCGGCATGCTCCTCCCTTCGCAGGTGAAGCAGATTGAAAAGTTCGTGGTCGAGACCGTCTACCTTGCGGGCTCCCGGCCCTGCCCGCCCATCGTGATCGGGGTCGGCATCGGCGGGACTTTTGACGGCGCAGCCGCGATGGCAAAAGAAGCGCTCCTCCAGCCGCTCGACCGGATGACAGACTACGAACGCGGGATCCTTGCGGCCGTGAACAAACTTGGCATCGGGCCAATGGGTCTGGGCGGCGACTTCACCGCATTAGCAGTAAAGGTCAAGACGGCCGGGTGTCACACGGCATCGCTGCCGGTTGCGGTGAATATCCAGTGCTGGGCGAACCGGCATGCAACGGTTGAGGTGACGCTATGAGCGCGAAGACTGCAATGCCCGTCCAGCTGAGGACCCCGCTTGGCGAGGAAGTGCTGGCGCTTCACGCGGGCGACCATGTCGAACTCTCGGGTCTCGTGTACACGGCCCGGGATGAGGCGCACCTCCGGATGCAGAAAGACGGCATCCCGTTCGATCCGAAAGGAGCGGTCATCTATCACTGCGGCCCGGTGATCCAGGGCAAGCGGGTGGTAGCAGCCGGGCCAACGACTTCCGCCCGGATGAACGAGCTCTCGGGTTTCCTGTTCGAAAAAGGCGTGCGGGCGCTCATCGGCAAAGGCGGCATGGGAACGCGCGTGCGGGAGCAGCTGAAAGGAAAGGGCGTGTATCTCGCGTTCACCGGCGGGTGTGCAGCCCTTGCAGCGGATCGCATGACCCTCAAGGGCGTGTTCTTCGAGGACCTTGGCATGGCAGAAGCCGTCTGGGTGATCGAACTCGACCGGCTCCCGCTCGTAGTCGGTATCGATGCGCACGGCAACGATATCTTCGGCGATGTCAGCAAACACGCGGAAGCGGAATATGCCCGGTACCGGCAGTCATGAACGCTTCCGGCAGGGCATGCATAAAGAATAGGTTTTTTTCACTACAACGGTTACATTGTACGTTAGGATATTTTCCATGAAACTCGCCATTGACGAGACCCGGTGTAAGGGTTGTAACCTGTGTACAAAGGTCTGCCCGTATAAGATCTTCCGGGAGGGCAAGAGGCTCAACCGCAAGGGTATTGCACTACCGGAACTTGACCGTCCCGAGCGCTGCACCAACTGCCGGCTGCAGAAACTCTATGGCCGGCAGCTCTGCGGGGTCTGCCAGCTCACCTGCCCAGACCAGGCAATTCACTGGATCGAGGAAGAGCCGTACGAACTCCATAAGGTGGCGATTGAATATTGACACGGACTGAATTCTGGCAGGGAAATACTGCCTGTGCAGAGGGTGCATTAGCAGCCGGATGCAATTTCTTTGGCGGGTACCCCATCACTCCCTCCACGGAAGTTGCCGAACACATGGCAGTAAAGCTCCCGAAGAAAGGCGGGGTCTTCATCCAGATGGAAGACGAGATCGCCAGCATGGCCTCGATCATCGGCGCTGCCTGGACCGGCGCCCGTGCCATGACCGCAACGAGCGGCCCCGGTTTCTCCTTAATGATGGAGAACATCGGGTTTGCCGTCATGACCGAGACTCCCTGCGTGGTCATCAACGTCCAGCGGGGCGGTCCCTCCACCGGCCAGCCTACGATGTCGGCCCAGGGCGATATGATGCAGGTGCGGTTCGGCTCCCACGGCGATTTTTCCATCATCGCGCTCTGCCCTGCAACCGTGCAGGAAATGTACGAGCTGACCGTGAAGGCGTTTAACCTCGCCGACAAGTACCGCGTGCCGGTCTTTCTCATGGCAGACGAGACGGTCGGGCACATGCGGGAAAAGATCATCGTCCCCGACAAAGTTGAGCGGGTTGAGCGAAAGCCGCTCGTTCCCGGCACCCCGCCATTCAGGGCAGATGCCGACCTCATCCCCGGCTTTCCCCAGTTCGGCAAGGGCCACCATGTCCATGTCACCGGGCTCACCCATGATGAGCGGGGCTACCCGGCGGCAACGAACCCGGGACTCCATGCAGCCCTCGTCAAGCGCCTCGTTGACAAGATCGAGAATGCCCGCTACGATATGGCGGACTACGATATCATCAACCCTGACGCCAGCCGGGTCTTCATTGCCTACGGCGGACCGGTGCGGACCGTCCAGCAGGTGATGCATAACCTGAAAGACAAGGACATCGGGTTCCTCCGGATCCGCACGGTCTGGCCGTTTCCGGAGAAGGCTCTTGCGGAGTTCAAAAACGCAAAAGCGTTTTTTATCCCGGAGATGAACCTCGGCCAGATGGCCCGCGAGATCGAGCGCCACGTAAAAGTGCCGGTCGTCAGCATCCCCAAGATCGGCGGAGAACTGCATACGCCCGCTGATCTCGTGAAAGCTTTGGAGGCGCACCCATGAGCTACGAGGACTGGTACCGGCAGGACCGGCTCCCGCATATCTTCTGTGCCGGCTGCGGCAATGGTACGATCATCAACTGCACGCTTGCAGCAATCGAGCAGATGGACTGGAAGAAGGAAGAGACGGTCTTTGTCTCCGGTATCGGCTGCTCCTCGCGGGCCCCCGGCTACATCCTCACCGACTCGCTTCACACCACCCACGGGCGGGCTATTGCGTTTGCTACCGGTGTCAAGATGGCAAACCCGGACCTGAACGTGGTCGTCTTCACCGGCGACGGCGACATGGCTGCCATTGGCGGCAACCATTTCATCCACGCCTGCCGGCGCAACATCGACCTCACCGTCATCTGCATGAACAACCAGATCTACGGTATGACCGGCGGCCAAGGCAGCCCGACCACGCCCAAAGGCTGCCTCTCGTCCACCACTCCCTTCGGGTGTAACGAGACCCCGTTCGATCTCTGCGAACTTGCAACGGCTGCGGGAGCCAACTATGTCTCCCGCTGGACCTCGTATCATGTGAAGGAGCTGGAGAAGGCAGTCAAGGTAGGTCTCGAGACCAAGGGCTTCTCGTTCATCGAGGCGCTGGTCCAGTGCCCCACGGCATTCGGCCGCCGGAACAAGTTCCGGCAGGTGGCAGACCATGTCGAGTATCTCCGTTCGCACTCGCTCCTGAAAGCAAAACGCGACCGGATGCTGGAGAGTGGCGAGCATATCCCTGAGGATATGTACATTGTCGGGGAGTTAACGAAGCGGAACCGGCCGGCCATGGGGGTAAAACCATGAGGCACGAAGTGCGGTTCTCGGGCTTTGGCGGCCAGGGTATCATCCTCTCGGCAGTGATTGTCGGGAGAGCCGCTGTCATGTACGACAACAAGTATGCCGTCCAGACGCAGGTCTATGGGCCGGAAGCCCGGGGCGGGGCCTCGATGAGCCAGGTGATCATTGACGATGACCCGATCCTCTACCCCAA comes from Methanomicrobiales archaeon HGW-Methanomicrobiales-1 and encodes:
- a CDS encoding fumarate hydratase, whose protein sequence is MKTPAPVYTALASATFRAYREAVIRLPPDVLRVIDQAAAAETNPVARGEFANILNNIAMAEKLGVPMCQDTGVPVIYLTIPPDVPLTQELYAAVADGVRRATKEVPLRPNVVDPLTRHNTNDNTGAGMPAIHVKPGEKFSVTVFPKGAGAENMSRIGMLLPSQVKQIEKFVVETVYLAGSRPCPPIVIGVGIGGTFDGAAAMAKEALLQPLDRMTDYERGILAAVNKLGIGPMGLGGDFTALAVKVKTAGCHTASLPVAVNIQCWANRHATVEVTL
- a CDS encoding fumarate hydratase (Catalyzes the reversible hydration of fumaric acid to yield l-malic acid), with amino-acid sequence MSAKTAMPVQLRTPLGEEVLALHAGDHVELSGLVYTARDEAHLRMQKDGIPFDPKGAVIYHCGPVIQGKRVVAAGPTTSARMNELSGFLFEKGVRALIGKGGMGTRVREQLKGKGVYLAFTGGCAALAADRMTLKGVFFEDLGMAEAVWVIELDRLPLVVGIDAHGNDIFGDVSKHAEAEYARYRQS
- a CDS encoding 4Fe-4S ferredoxin translates to MKLAIDETRCKGCNLCTKVCPYKIFREGKRLNRKGIALPELDRPERCTNCRLQKLYGRQLCGVCQLTCPDQAIHWIEEEPYELHKVAIEY
- a CDS encoding 2-oxoglutarate synthase subunit alpha; this encodes MTRTEFWQGNTACAEGALAAGCNFFGGYPITPSTEVAEHMAVKLPKKGGVFIQMEDEIASMASIIGAAWTGARAMTATSGPGFSLMMENIGFAVMTETPCVVINVQRGGPSTGQPTMSAQGDMMQVRFGSHGDFSIIALCPATVQEMYELTVKAFNLADKYRVPVFLMADETVGHMREKIIVPDKVERVERKPLVPGTPPFRADADLIPGFPQFGKGHHVHVTGLTHDERGYPAATNPGLHAALVKRLVDKIENARYDMADYDIINPDASRVFIAYGGPVRTVQQVMHNLKDKDIGFLRIRTVWPFPEKALAEFKNAKAFFIPEMNLGQMAREIERHVKVPVVSIPKIGGELHTPADLVKALEAHP
- a CDS encoding 2-oxoglutarate synthase — protein: MSYEDWYRQDRLPHIFCAGCGNGTIINCTLAAIEQMDWKKEETVFVSGIGCSSRAPGYILTDSLHTTHGRAIAFATGVKMANPDLNVVVFTGDGDMAAIGGNHFIHACRRNIDLTVICMNNQIYGMTGGQGSPTTPKGCLSSTTPFGCNETPFDLCELATAAGANYVSRWTSYHVKELEKAVKVGLETKGFSFIEALVQCPTAFGRRNKFRQVADHVEYLRSHSLLKAKRDRMLESGEHIPEDMYIVGELTKRNRPAMGVKP